A single window of Fusobacterium sp. IOR10 DNA harbors:
- a CDS encoding ABC transporter permease, whose translation MFLIKKIISSFLTLFLVSLISFTVLKVIPGDPLLSKLGTEATEQQIETLNKELGLDKPKYLAYVDWISDVSKGDMGESIRFSVPVNNLIKKRMGVTMNLALLSMGITILIGFPLGLFSAMINKKRGSDIISTINMIGVSIPSFWSGLILMMIFGVYFKVSFKGVSLFLPALTLALSRISITSIYLKNIILEELNKDYVKAAVAKGRNKNNVIVTDVLKNIMLPMITIISGLFVKILAGSVIIESLFNLPGLGNLMVLAVENRDFPVVQALVLYSSIIVISVNLFTDLLYCYVDPRIKIS comes from the coding sequence ATGTTTTTAATAAAAAAAATTATTTCTTCATTTTTAACTTTATTTTTAGTGTCTCTAATTAGTTTTACTGTGCTTAAAGTAATTCCAGGAGATCCTTTGCTTTCTAAGTTAGGAACAGAGGCAACTGAACAGCAAATAGAAACCTTGAATAAAGAACTAGGTTTAGATAAGCCTAAATATTTAGCCTATGTTGATTGGATAAGTGATGTTAGTAAAGGAGATATGGGAGAGTCAATTCGTTTTTCCGTACCTGTTAACAATCTTATAAAGAAAAGAATGGGAGTAACTATGAATTTAGCCCTTCTATCAATGGGAATAACTATTTTAATTGGATTTCCCTTGGGATTATTTTCAGCTATGATCAATAAAAAAAGAGGATCAGATATTATTTCAACTATAAATATGATAGGAGTTTCAATTCCTTCTTTTTGGAGTGGATTAATATTAATGATGATATTTGGAGTTTATTTTAAAGTCTCCTTTAAAGGGGTGTCTCTTTTTTTACCTGCTTTAACTTTAGCACTATCTAGAATATCAATAACTTCTATATATTTAAAAAATATAATATTAGAAGAGCTTAATAAAGATTATGTTAAGGCAGCAGTAGCAAAGGGAAGAAATAAAAATAATGTAATTGTTACAGATGTTTTAAAAAATATTATGCTACCAATGATAACAATTATTTCAGGACTTTTTGTAAAAATATTAGCAGGAAGTGTTATTATTGAAAGTTTGTTTAACTTGCCTGGATTAGGAAATTTAATGGTTTTAGCTGTTGAAAACAGAGATTTCCCTGTAGTTCAAGCTTTAGTTTTGTATAGTTCTATTATTGTAATATCTGTAAATTTATTTACAGATTTACTATATTGTTATGTGGATCC